In one window of Temnothorax longispinosus isolate EJ_2023e chromosome 9, Tlon_JGU_v1, whole genome shotgun sequence DNA:
- the LOC139819601 gene encoding integrator complex subunit 13-like, protein MYPANHKTVFVLDHTPYFGISTECPLEFDFLKSRGQNLIPLAPVCKSLWTTSVEASLEYCRIVWDLFPTGKLIRFLVSDLAVHDLNLWSTLEQNLNYIMNRTAILGVPTKTSEPGEDNSVIHGLRVAIENLNECSEIQHEKRTSLNENTSKLINRGRVICITSARDNSNMKSLENIFLSELAQKNKDALASDHLIPVDYCHLVILNIYPNNIESQVTSQGPREVSPFLTVEVHSIKASALHSKLSHLILSHYDLASTTVTGIPMKEEQNVSSSANYDVEIFHSSAVHTAILKGNPQDSALIKTFRRFEEGSEYETVTLKWCTPRGCSASEIQNCTAMHRITPVDVNSKPSSCLINFLLNGRSVMLEMARKAGGKIISHLLTAHGGEIFIHTLSTARSVLEDPPSISEGCGGRVTDYRITDFGILMRNNILVPLKRTSNSGADGVVEKMRSRLERHTKYWPMTISSTLMFNLKQRFKIIL, encoded by the exons ATGTATCCCGCGAACCACAAGACTGTATTCGTGCTGGATCACACCCCGTATTTCGGCATCTCCACCGAGTGCCCGCTCGAGTTCGACTTCTTGAAGAGTAGGGGACAGAATCTGATACCGCTGGCACCGGTCTGCAAGTCCCTGTGGACCACCAGCGTCGAGGCCTCGCTGGAGTACTGTCGTATTGTATGGGACCTTTTTCCCACAGGAAAATTG attAGATTTCTTGTGAGCGATCTTGCAGTTCACGACCTGAACTTATGGAGCACATTGGAGCAGAATTTGAATTAT ATAATGAACCGCACTGCCATTTTAGGAGTGCCGACAAAGACTTCGGAACCTGGGGAGGACAATTCAGTGATACACGGTCTGCGCGTAGCGATTGAGAATCTGAACGAGTGCTCCGAGATCCAGCACGAGAAAAGAACTTCTCTTAACGAGAATACCAGCAAGCTGATAAACCGGGGCAGGGTAATATGCATCACGAGTGCACGTGACAATAGCAATATGAAGAGCTTGGAGAACATATTTTTAAGTGAACTAGCGCAGAAAAACAAGGATGCGCTAGCCTCCGATCA TTTAATTCCCGTTGATTATTGCCATTTGGTCATACTGAATATATATCCCAACAATATTGAATCTCAAGTCACCAGTCAAGGTCCTCGAGAG GTATCACCATTTCTGACAGTAGAAGTCCACTCGATCAAAGCTTCAGCGCTTCATTCCAAATTATCCCATTTGATTTTGTCTCATTATGATTTGGCCAGTACTACAGTAACGGGTATACCTATGAAAGAGGAGCAGAACGTAAGCTCGTCTGCCAATTACGATGTGGAGATATTTCATTCTTCTGCCGTGCACACTGCGATCTTGAAAG GTAATCCGCAAGACTCGGCATTGATAAAGACATTTAGGCGTTTCGAAGAAGGATCCGAATACGAGACGGTCACGTTGAAGTGGTGCACGCCGCGCGGCTGTAGCGCGTCAGAGATCCAGAACTGCACGGCGATGCATCGAATTACCCCAGTGGACGTCAATAGCAAACCGTCTTCTTGTCTGATTAACTTTCTATTGAATGGTAGATCAGTAATGCTGGAAATGGCCAGGAAAGCTGGTGGGAAGATCATTTCCCATCTATTAACAGCGCACGGTGGCGAGATTTTCATTCATACGCTATCTACTGCCCGCAGTGTGCTCGAGGATCCACCTTCCATTAGTGAAGGATGCGGTGGACGTGTTACGGATTATAGAATAACG GATTTCGGCATCCTCATGCGAAATAACATACTGGTACCGCTAAAACGTACTTCCAATTCAGGTGCTGATGGTGTAGTAGAAAAGATGAGATCAAGACTGGAACGTCACACTAAATATTGGCCCATGACTATCTCCAGCACTCtcatgtttaatttaaaacag agatttaaaattattttataa
- the Nd-b14.5b gene encoding NADH dehydrogenase [ubiquinone] 1 subunit C2 gives MSKHHSHEISEHPEVQWALDLLKPDPTYDPGVTQYTAEVVCMGFGFSVPSLNNYLNSRPFYAGIQKHIACVIGGYIVSQIAKKFVEDFHGERDTRMRDYIIRHPELFPEPERVKYSQVLEEWFPVR, from the exons atgagtaaACATCATTCGCACGAGATAAGCGAACATCCGGAGGTCCAGTGGGCTCTGGATCTGCTCAAGCCAGATCCCACTTACGATCCTGGCGTGACCCAGTACACGGCGGAAGTAGTATGCATGGGATTCGGCTTCTCCGTTCCGTCGCTCAACAATTATCTCAATAGCAGGCCGTTTTACGCCG GAATACAGAAGCATATAGCGTGTGTGATAGGAGGATACATTGTATCGCAAATTGCGAAGAAGTTCGTTGAAGATTTTCATGGGGAACGTGACACTAGAATGAGAGATTATATCATACGACATCCGGAACTCTTTCCCGAACCAG aaCGTGTTAAATATAGTCAAGTATTGGAAGAGTGGTTCCCGgtgcgttaa
- the Cda4 gene encoding chitin deacetylase 1, translating to MRLQDAALLCAVLTVAVHCQKNKKDEDKKDEEFKCPEGQGNGNFADPATCRRFYQCVDGYPYLNRCPSGLHFDDISKFCTFRNEARCGPIEATPAPITEPPTDLAERCDTSNCQLPYCFCSRDGTIIPGGLQPEETPQMIIMTFDGAINHNNFDHYQKIFTQDRLNPNNCPLRGTFFISHEYCNYNMVQSLAHDGHEIATETISLQKGLEDKGYEEWVGEMIGMREILKHFSNISTGEVVGMRAPYLKPGRNTQYKVLEDFGYIYDSSIGISPLKVPIWPYTLDYKIPHECKAGTCPTKSFQGIWELPLNAHYVESYEGGHCPYLDQCVLHNHDPEEVFDWLQEDFNRYYEQNRAPYMMPFHTNWFQIKELERGLSKFLDWVVTLPDVYFVTATQALTWMTDPKPIKALHNFEGWSCKKKENLPGPPCNNAHKCALDFKPAEANFTTTRYMETCRECPNKYPWLGDSKGTGLYNDNYNPEKK from the exons TACATTGTCAAAAGAACAAAAAGGACGAGGACAAGAAAGACGAGGAATTCAAGTGTCCCGAGGGCCAGGGTAACGGTAACTTCGCCGATCCAGCGACCTGTAGGAGGTTTTATCAG TGCGTCGATGGATATCCTTACTTGAACCGATGTCCGTCGGGCTTGCACTTCGACGACATCAGCAAATTCTGTACCTTCAGAAATGAGGCGCGATGCGGACCCATCGAGGCCA CGCCGGCACCGATCACCGAGCCACCGACGGATTTGGCCGAGCGCTGCGACACGTCGAACTGCCAGCTGCCGTACTGCTTCTGTTCCAGAGACGGCACGATCATTCCCGGTGGTCTTCAACCGGAGGAG ACGCCgcaaatgataataatgacgTTCGATGGTGCGATAAATCACAATAACTTCGATCActatcaaaagatattcacCCAAGATCGCCTGAATCCCAACAACTGTCCGTTGAGGGGCACGTTCTTCATCTCTCACGAGTACTGCAACTACAATATGGTCCAGAGCCTGGCGCACGACGGACACGAGATTGCGACCGAGACGATCTC ACTTCAGAAAGGCCTGGAAGACAAAGGCTACGAGGAGTGGGTCGGCGAGATGATTGGAATGCGCGAGATACTGAAGCACTTCAGTAATATCTCGACCGGCGAGGTCGTCGGTATGCGAGCGCCTTACTTGAAACCCGGTCGCAACACTCAGTACAAAGTGCTCGAGGACTTTGGATACATATACGACAGCAGCATAGGTATCTCGCCGCTAAAGGTGCCGATCTGGCCGTACACTCTTGACTACAAGATCCCGCATGAATGTAAAGCGGGTACTTGTCCTACCAAATCGTTCCAAG GCATTTGGGAACTACCTCTGAATGCACATTATGTGGAGAGTTACGAAGGTGGACATTGTCCTTACTTGGATCAATGCGTTCTTCATAATCACGATCCCGAGGAAGTGTTCGACTGGTTGCAGGAGGACTTCAACAGATATTACGAACAGAACAGAGCGCCGTACATGATGCCTTTCCACACCAATTGGTTCCAAATCAAGGAATTGGAACGCGGTCTGTCGAAATTTCTCGATTGGGTGGTAACGCT ACCCGACGTTTACTTCGTAACCGCCACGCAGGCGTTAACGTGGATGACCGATCCAAAACCGATTAAAGCTCTGCACAACTTCGAAGGGTGGTcgtgtaaaaagaaagagaatttgCCCGGACCGCCGTGCAACAATGCGCACAAGTGCGCCTTAGACTTCAAGCCTGCCGAAGCAAATTTCACAACGACTAG GTATATGGAAACGTGTAGAGAGTGCCCGAACAAGTATCCCTGGTTAGGAGACTCAAAGGGTACAGGACTATACAACGATAATTACAATCCTGAAAAGAAATAG
- the LOC139819598 gene encoding transmembrane protein 62, with protein sequence MRISKTTIVLLVLILIFSILMANVVDFISIDHHLPIETSGDNNGETKSGPKHYNINNSYNHLIWFLQITDLHISIFRDPTRIWEFTEFCNVTVNSAIQPKVVLASGDLTDAIAENRFGSKQQREEWETYRYVIDQTNVSKKILWLDVRGNHDNFDIIDFDSKNNYYSHYSIQGKKYPKSYMYNVKAGRERFSFIAIDACLKPGPKRPFNFIGVLDQDEINRIQQLINFSKESNADHAVVFGHYPTSSIISKSDTNIRNILGSHRESMVYLCGHYHTLGNMVPNMYTLQKAGFLELELADWKENRMYRLAAIDHGQFSFIDVKHRDWPVVLITNPKNVLFMMPQKENLESIVKSTHVRVLAFSTVPLKSVKIQLDDGDWQKCDHVRGPLYVLPWNSTRYKEGIHQITVHVVDDEDRRKIVWHSFSLDGSWLSTSVLPKLLLMVNIVGIFQFMFFVTLAVSIGPLCFLRFIHMRYKNRRMELPRGRLKFFHRVLRRLWVLSAVDRLFFGLVLSTLYCAIGPWTVGEIIENHTGVIFVWGTFIGNMYLPGGLTYAYGFFQLIIFHIPLTLFLAYHVDRRLQYPEYPPAVWSKFQIVCQYLPVLTLILTQFLLGYTLYLEYGTVAVLLCPLRTGCIFVAAALSYSAATIPHSYLRSAASVWYCNRAIDNNDAGQ encoded by the exons ATGAGGATATCCAAGACCACCATCGTCCTCCTGGTCCTGATACTGATATTCTCCATCCTGATGGCGAATGTAGTCGATTTCATTAGCATCGACCATCATCTTCCGATCGAGACCTCGGGAGACAACAACGGGGAGACGAAGTCAGGACCGAAacattataacataaataattcgtACAATCACTTGATATGGTTCCTACAG ataACCGACTTACATATAAGTATCTTTAGGGATCCAACTAGGATATGGGAGTTCACAGAATTCTGCAATGTGACGGTAAATTCAGCCATTCAGCCTAAAGTTGTTCTTGCTTCgg GAGATTTGACTGATGCCATAGCTGAAAATAGATTTGGTTCGAAGCAACAGCGCGAAGAATGGGAGACTTATAGATACGTAATAGACCAGACTAATGTCagcaagaaaattttatggttGGATGTCAGGGGGAATCATG ATAACTTTGACATCATCGATTTTGACTCCAAAAACAACTATTACTCGCATTATTCTATTCAGGGAAAGAAATATCCAAAATCTTACATGTACAATGTTAAAGCTGGTCGTGAAAGGTTCTCTTTTATCGCGATTGACGCCTGCTTGAAACCAGGTCCCAAGAGGCCATTCAACTTTATCGGTGTTTTAGACCAAGACGAGATTAATAGGATACAACAgttgattaatttttcaaaagaaagCAACGCCGATCATGCAGTCGTGTTTGGTCATTATCCTACATCGAGCATAATATCGAAATCCGATACgaatatcagaaatattttag GTAGTCATAGAGAAAGTATGGTGTATCTGTGCGGCCACTATCATACGCTTGGCAATATGGTACCCAACATGTACACGTTACAAAAGGCGGGCTTCCTTGAGCTAGAATTGGCAGATTGGAAAGAGAATAGAAT GTATCGCCTCGCGGCAATAGATCATGGCCAATTTTCATTCATTGATGTAAAGCACCGTGATTGGCCTGTAGTATTAATCACCAATCCAAAAAACGTATTATTTATGATGCCGCAAAAGGAAAATTTGGAATCTATCGTCAAATCCACACATGTCAG AGTACTGGCATTTTCTACGGTTCCACTGAAAAGTGTCAAAATTCAATTGGACGACGGTGACTGGCAAAAATGTGATCACGTACGCGGACCTCTTTATGTGTTGCCATGGAACTCAACGAGATACAAGGAGGGTATTCATCAGATAACA gtGCATGTAGTTGATGATGAAGatagaagaaaaattgtatggcattctttttctctcgacgGATCGTGGTTATCCACTTCTGTTCTTCCCAAGTTACTGCTGATGGTTAACATAGTTGGCATC TTTCAGTTCATGTTCTTTGTCACATTGGCAGTGTCAATCGGCCCGCTGTGCTTCCTTCGATTTATTCATATGCGTTACAAGA ATAGACGAATGGAATTACCGCGGGGACGCTTGAAGTTCTTCCATCGGGTTCTGAGGCGATTATGGGTATTATCCGCCGTTGATAGATTGTTTTTTGGATTAGTGTTGAGCACGTTATATTGTGCAATCG GTCCCTGGACCGTAGGAGAGATAATTGAGAATCACACAGGCGTGATCTTCGTGTGGGGAACATTCATCGGAAACATGTATTTACCAGGTGGCTTAACTTACGCTTACGGATTCTTTCAGTTAATAATTTTCCACATACCCCTTACATTATTTTTGGCGTATCACGTTGATCGCAG ATTACAGTATCCTGAATATCCCCCGGCAGTCTGGTCAAAATTCCAAATAGTTTGTCAATATTTACCAGTTTTAACGTTAATTCTGACTCAATTCCTTTTGGGCTATACCTTGTATCTAGAGTATGGTACAGTAGCAGTATTGTTATGTCCATTACGAACGGGATGTATTTTTGTAGCAGCGGCACTATCCTATTCTGCTGCCACGATACCACACTCGTACTTAAg GTCTGCTGCATCTGTATGGTATTGCAATAGAGCCATTGATAATAACGATGCGGgtcaataa